The Arcobacter sp. LA11 genome includes a region encoding these proteins:
- the flgK gene encoding flagellar hook-associated protein FlgK, with protein sequence MMDSLYTAQSGLFTSRYAIDATSNNIANENTEGYKKRVVNTSELSSLESNIGNGVSFDGITRTTNQFLYNQLIKQTSEQSFYEQEDEILSQIEIMFQETDSSGFSVSLNDYFQSIENLRSNPSNEIYKSDLENQSEILVFSLKDLYSDLETIEENIFTQLSNDVDQVNEILSQIVYLNEQIQSSSQQRDDLLDKRDQLEKELSDYANIEVDTSNDNYTLKIAGATTIFNGVNLHEISITQEEDRTFINVYNNELNLSSGSLKSLSENLSDDSSSIYSTMQSLDDFAKALIDEVNANSTTAIFSGDSVSNMSFDSSAISDLTNDNLENLAQIQWGEYSIDSTSTDISSFSEFYQSLRVEISSKVENNDFKLEAQESVVQSLQTSFDNFTKVDSDEEMIKLIEYQAAYEANAKVITVVDEMLQTLLDM encoded by the coding sequence ATGATGGATTCTCTATATACTGCACAATCAGGACTTTTTACTTCTAGATATGCAATAGATGCTACTTCAAATAATATTGCTAATGAAAATACAGAAGGCTATAAAAAAAGAGTTGTAAATACAAGTGAACTTAGTTCTTTAGAAAGTAATATTGGAAATGGTGTATCTTTTGATGGTATTACAAGAACTACGAATCAATTTTTATATAACCAATTAATAAAACAAACAAGCGAACAATCTTTTTATGAACAAGAAGATGAGATTTTATCCCAAATAGAGATTATGTTTCAAGAGACTGATAGTAGCGGTTTTTCTGTATCTTTAAATGATTATTTTCAATCAATTGAAAACTTACGTTCAAATCCTAGTAATGAGATATATAAGTCTGATCTCGAAAATCAATCTGAGATATTAGTATTTAGTTTAAAGGATTTATATAGTGATTTAGAGACTATTGAAGAAAATATATTTACTCAATTATCAAATGATGTAGACCAAGTAAATGAAATATTATCTCAAATCGTGTATTTAAATGAACAAATACAATCAAGTAGTCAACAAAGAGATGATTTACTTGATAAAAGAGATCAATTAGAAAAAGAGTTAAGTGATTATGCAAATATTGAAGTTGATACTAGTAATGACAATTATACATTAAAAATAGCTGGGGCAACAACAATTTTTAATGGTGTAAATTTACATGAAATTAGTATTACCCAAGAAGAAGATAGAACCTTTATAAATGTATATAACAACGAATTAAATCTATCAAGTGGTTCATTGAAATCTTTAAGTGAAAACCTAAGTGATGATAGTTCATCTATCTATTCTACTATGCAATCATTGGATGATTTTGCTAAAGCTTTAATAGATGAAGTCAATGCAAATAGTACTACAGCTATTTTTAGTGGAGATTCTGTTTCAAATATGAGTTTTGATTCATCTGCAATAAGTGATTTAACAAATGATAACTTAGAAAACTTAGCTCAAATACAATGGGGTGAATATAGTATTGATTCTACAAGTACTGATATCTCATCTTTTAGTGAGTTTTATCAGTCTTTACGTGTTGAGATATCTTCAAAGGTTGAAAATAATGATTTTAAACTTGAAGCACAAGAATCAGTTGTTCAATCATTACAAACTAGTTTTGATAATTTTACAAAAGTTGACAGTGATGAAGAGATGATAAAACTAATTGAATACCAAGCTGCCTATGAAGCAAATGCAAAAGTTATTACAGTAGTAGATGAAATGCTACAAACACTTTTAGATATGTAA